One segment of Solanum lycopersicum chromosome 1, SLM_r2.1 DNA contains the following:
- the LOC138341877 gene encoding uncharacterized protein, which translates to MVVVVIDQSLLKVFIGLQAFLFIETRCPQLASLKSDTHPIPIPPYRMSPPKLRELKAQLQELLGKDFVRPSASPWGSPVIFVKKKYGRFRMCIDYNEWDFKPYLNLFVIVFIDDILIYSKSKKKHEEHLRVVLGLIREKRFYDKFSKCEFWLDSVSFLGNVVSKDRVMVYLSKIEAAEIRMVRTRENILPTPTPATQGALDPTIRAATRGGGVLRGRGTCHGRRPTKGIGQTPSPSRDRAVAPPAIKEVVTEGDEGKYEQIQEKKVPPQPTPEMINQLLTYLSRLFDQGLTPPIFSTLTPQFQDDANICWRSYVECQPAKPPTTTWASFSSLFMDKYIPQTLRDRGRYEFLILEQGGCLLLLMKPNFVHYPGMSLSFASVHKSGFATFVKGLRSAIRVTTPVGKSVIVDKMYRSCLIVTLKTLTLDKPGTDLLVWEGDYISSPVRIISFLRVKRLVSKGCLDFLAHLRDDASKVPLIESVSIVCGFLYVFPVDLPSMPPDRDYNFCTNLEPGTYDISIPPYRMAPSDLRELKAQLQELLGKYFTKPSASRWGGPVQGAYVFSNIDLRFGYNQLKICATNVPKNAFRTRYSAYVREKCNCLCVEAMEVEALSIWGQVSRRPLAREVQTLSNDFMRLEVLEKRGFMACVESSYSALGKIKGKRYVDDKLSQIRDIILQGQAKEALIIFEGILTIKGRRCRYPIGSFDAFEVRHWGTDFLRESLEKVKFILEKLLAAQSRQKEYVDRKVRDLDFMEGEQVLLKVSPIKGVMRFASVPSTSTRPQLYTVSRASKFRGAPLPTIKAATQEGGVLRCRGRGHGRRPTKGRGQTLGPSRDRAVNPPATEEVVREGDEGKNEQIQRRKNHPSLLRR; encoded by the exons atggttgttgttgttattgacCAGAGTTTGCTTAAGGTTTTCATCGGGTTGCAGGCATTTCTATTCATCGAAACTCGTTGTCCACAGCTCGCTAGTCTGAAG TCGGATACCCACCCCATTCCCATTCCACCTTATAGAATGTCTCCGCCCAAGTTAAGGGAGTTGAAGGCACAACTgcaggagttgttaggtaaagatTTTGTTAGAccgagtgcatccccttggggttcTCCTGTtatatttgtgaagaagaaatatggtcgttttcggatgtgcatagactaca ATGAATGggattttaagccatatctaaacctctttgttattgtatttattgatgatatactgatatactcaaagagcaagaagaaacatgaagagcatttgagagtTGTATTGGGGTTGATAAGGGAGAAAAGGTTTTATgacaagttctccaagtgtgagttttggctcgaTTCAGTCTCTTTTTTGGGtaacgtggtttctaaggatagaGTGATGGTTTAtctttctaagattgaagcagcaGAGATTAGG atggttagaacgagagaaaatattttgccaacaccaacaccagcaacACAGGGTGCTCTTGATCCAACCATTAGGGCTGCAACTCGAGGAGGAGGAGTGTTGAGAGGTCGTGGTACATGTCATGGGAGAAGGCCTACTAAAGGTATAGGACAAACACCTAGTCCATCTAGGGATAGAGCAGTGGCTCCTCCAGCGATAAAAGAGGTAGTGACAGAGGGTGATGAAGGGAAATATGAGCAGATTCAAGAGAAGAAagtgccaccccagcctactccagagatgattaatcagctTCTCACTTATCTTAGTAGGTTATTTGATCAAGGCCTGACACCCCCAATTTTTTCTACACTAACACCTCAG TTTCAGGATGATGCCAACATATGTTGGAGGTcttatgttgagtgtcaaccagcaaaGCCACCAACTACAacttgggcatcattttctagcttattCATGGATAAGTATATACCCCAAACTTTAAGGGACAGGGGGAGATATGAGTTCCTGATCCTAGAGCAAGGAGGATGTCTGTTGCTGCTTATGAAGCCAAAttttgtgcactatccaggtatgtcactcagctttgcttcagtccacaagagtggattcgccACTTTTGTGAAAGGATTAAGGTCAG CTATTCGTGTCACTACTCCTGTGGGtaagtctgtgatagttgacaagatgtataggtcttgtctt ATTGTAACATTAAAGACTCTGACCTTGgacaagcctgggacagatctgctagtgtgggagggtgactatatttcatCCCCAGTTcgtattatttcttttcttcgtGTTAAAAGGCTGgtgagtaagggttgtttagatttcttggcacatctcagggatgatgcTTCTAAAGTGCCTttgattgagtctgtttcgatagttTGTGGGTTTTTATATGTGTTTCCTGTAGACCTGCCtagtatgccaccagatagagattataatttTTGTACTAACCTGGAGCCAGGTACTTACGACATTTCCATTCcaccttatagaatggctccatctgatttaagggagttaaaggcccaacttcaggagttgttaggtaaatattttactaaaccGAGTGCATCCCGTTGGGGTGGTCCT GTACAGGGTGCTTATGTCTTCTCTAATATTGATTTGAGGTTCGGTtataatcaattgaaaatatgtgCAACAAATGTGCCAAAGAATgcttttcgaacaag GTACAGTGCTTATGTAAGAGagaaatgtaattgcttatgcgtTGAGGCAATGGAAG tggaggcattatctatatggggtcag gtttctagacgcccattagctagagaggttcagactctgtctaatgactttatgaggctggaagtacttgAGAAGAGAGGATTTATGGCGTGTGTTGAGTCAAGTTATTCTGCTCTTGgtaagattaagggaaagcggTATGTTGATGATAAACTTAGCCAAATTCGAGATATAATATTGCAAGGACAGGCTAAGGAGGCTTTGATTATTTTTGAAGGCATCTTGACGATTAAGGG GAGGAGATGTAGGTATCCTATTGGTtcgtttgatgcatttgaggtgagacaTTGGGGTACAGATTTTCTGAGGGAATccttagagaaggtgaaattcATTCTGGAGAAGCTTTTAGCAGCTCAGAGCAGGCAGAAGGAGTAtgtagatcgaaaggttagggacttggattttatggagggtgaacaagtcttgctgaaggtttcacccataaaaggtgtgatgcggtttg caagtgtaccatcgacttcgactcgccctcagctctacaCAGTCTCCAGAGCATCAAAgtttagg GGTGCTCCTCTGCCAACCATTAAGGCTGCAACTCAAGAAGGAGGAGTGTTGAGatgccgtggtagaggtcatgggagaAGGCCTACTAAAGGCAGAGGACAAACACTTGGTCCATCTAGGGATAGAGCGGTGAATCCTCCAGCGACTGAagaggtagtgagagagggtgatGAAGGGAAAAATGAGCAAATTCAGAGAAGGAAGAACCATCCCAGCCTACTCCGGAGATGA